From a single Planctellipticum variicoloris genomic region:
- a CDS encoding ABC transporter permease, whose protein sequence is MRGAWDLTRKDLKLLSRDRRAVALLLFLPLAFIAILGMTTGQFLTRSNESRRLTIMVVKQTDDPLAAQFVTDLEHNRSIDVTTASDLPAARQSVERGQATIGLVIGADFAERVDALDIGDILNSRRGPLAAGLPALDLQILSRPATLTDAALLDRLIFAEALRSILPTVASKNAIARRWVKSPDEDEESGTTKSTEEAGAPEVNPSGDVQGQAVYRILVPGFTVMFVFFLVNIMARSFIAERDLGTLRRLRLAPLSTVDLLLGKTIPFFLVSLAQCGLLFFCGRVLFGMSWGPAPVWLIPAIISTSLAATSLGLLLATVVKTDQQVSAYGTSLVLILGGISGCFLPREWLPPLMKSLSLATPHAWALSAFDAVLAHESVDGLRVLQCCGGLALFAAVFFGLGVWRFRVSPA, encoded by the coding sequence ATGCGCGGCGCCTGGGACCTGACGCGGAAGGATCTGAAGCTGCTCTCCCGGGACCGGCGGGCAGTGGCTCTGCTGCTGTTTCTGCCGCTGGCGTTCATCGCCATTCTGGGAATGACGACCGGGCAGTTTCTCACCCGTTCGAACGAGTCGCGCCGGCTGACGATCATGGTCGTCAAGCAGACTGACGACCCGCTGGCGGCGCAATTTGTGACGGATCTCGAGCACAATCGCTCGATCGATGTCACCACTGCGTCGGATCTGCCGGCTGCCCGCCAGTCCGTTGAGCGGGGGCAGGCGACGATCGGGCTGGTGATCGGCGCCGACTTTGCGGAGCGCGTTGATGCGCTCGACATCGGCGACATTCTGAACAGCCGCCGGGGACCGCTGGCCGCGGGACTGCCGGCCCTCGATCTGCAGATTCTCAGCCGGCCGGCGACGCTCACGGACGCTGCGTTGCTGGATCGCCTGATCTTCGCCGAGGCGCTGCGGTCGATCCTGCCGACCGTGGCCAGCAAGAACGCCATCGCCCGGCGGTGGGTGAAGTCGCCGGACGAAGACGAAGAGAGCGGAACCACGAAGAGCACGGAAGAAGCCGGCGCTCCAGAAGTGAATCCGTCCGGGGATGTTCAGGGGCAAGCTGTTTACCGGATTCTGGTGCCGGGGTTCACGGTGATGTTCGTCTTTTTTCTGGTCAACATCATGGCCCGGAGCTTTATTGCGGAACGGGACCTGGGGACGCTGCGCCGGCTGCGGCTGGCTCCCTTGTCGACGGTCGACCTGCTGCTCGGGAAGACGATCCCGTTCTTTCTGGTGTCGCTGGCGCAGTGCGGTCTGCTGTTTTTCTGCGGCCGGGTGCTGTTCGGGATGAGCTGGGGGCCGGCGCCGGTCTGGCTGATTCCCGCGATCATCAGTACGTCGCTGGCGGCGACGTCTCTCGGCCTGCTCCTGGCGACGGTCGTGAAGACCGACCAGCAGGTCTCGGCCTACGGAACGTCTCTGGTGCTGATCCTCGGCGGCATCAGCGGCTGCTTTCTGCCACGGGAATGGCTCCCCCCGCTGATGAAATCGCTCAGCCTGGCCACGCCTCACGCCTGGGCGCTGTCGGCCTTCGACGCGGTTCTGGCTCACGAAAGCGTCGACGGCCTGCGGGTGCTGCAATGCTGCGGCGGACTGGCGCTGTTCGCGGCCGTATTCTTCGGGCTCGGTGTGTGGCGGTTTCGGGTTTCGCCGGCGTAG
- a CDS encoding site-2 protease family protein: MSADSDVFPERPETRPIPITEWAADSEARVPQVRIAPHFYGLSLGLFAATCLTTFFVGATLFGRDPKTDFGGWFQAGLEYSAGVMTILLCHELGHYLQSLRYRIPALPPLFIPMPLIPFGTMGAVIVQQAGIGNRRQIFDVAISGPLAGLVATIPILYLGLSQAKYIVIEQFQGVGTMTLGDPLLLTWMAEWILGPKPEGFDVQLNPLLHAGWLGVFITALNLFPIGQLDGGHILYTLIGRRAHGVAQAIVFGAGGWILFTGNYSYLPMLVLISLFGIRHRATADDSVSIGWFRAVLGWATLSFLIIGFTPNPITMTGPDEAPAQSAPEAEPFPRRPLRHDEIEV; this comes from the coding sequence ATGTCTGCGGACTCCGACGTTTTTCCCGAACGACCCGAAACTCGCCCGATCCCGATCACCGAGTGGGCTGCGGACAGCGAAGCCCGAGTTCCGCAAGTGCGGATTGCCCCCCACTTCTACGGCCTGTCGCTGGGATTGTTCGCCGCCACCTGCCTGACGACCTTCTTCGTGGGCGCCACCCTGTTTGGTCGAGATCCGAAGACGGACTTCGGCGGCTGGTTTCAGGCCGGACTCGAGTATTCAGCCGGAGTCATGACCATCCTGCTCTGCCACGAGCTCGGGCATTACCTTCAGTCGTTGCGCTATCGCATCCCCGCTCTTCCCCCGCTGTTTATTCCGATGCCGCTGATCCCCTTCGGGACAATGGGCGCCGTGATCGTCCAGCAGGCGGGAATCGGCAATCGGCGGCAGATCTTCGACGTCGCCATCTCCGGCCCCCTGGCGGGGCTCGTCGCAACGATTCCAATTCTCTACCTCGGGCTTTCGCAGGCCAAGTATATCGTCATCGAGCAATTCCAGGGGGTGGGAACGATGACCCTGGGCGACCCGCTCCTGTTGACCTGGATGGCGGAATGGATCCTTGGCCCGAAGCCGGAAGGGTTCGACGTGCAGCTCAATCCGCTGCTGCATGCCGGCTGGTTGGGGGTTTTCATCACCGCGCTGAATCTGTTCCCGATCGGTCAGCTCGACGGCGGACACATCCTCTACACGTTGATCGGTCGCCGGGCGCATGGAGTCGCACAGGCGATCGTCTTCGGAGCCGGAGGGTGGATCCTTTTCACGGGCAATTACTCCTATCTGCCGATGCTGGTGCTGATCTCGCTGTTCGGGATCCGACACCGCGCGACGGCCGATGACTCCGTCAGCATCGGCTGGTTCCGCGCCGTTCTGGGTTGGGCGACCCTCTCGTTCCTGATCATCGGATTTACGCCGAATCCCATCACGATGACCGGGCCGGACGAGGCCCCCGCCCAATCGGCGCCCGAGGCGGAACCCTTTCCCCGTCGGCCCCTGCGGCACGACGAAATCGAAGTCTGA